Proteins encoded by one window of Salirhabdus salicampi:
- a CDS encoding YqhG family protein gives MEQQAIHQFLHNYFQLNQCNILENGNGKLKVELTEQIDRLLMNRPFYWEYIKKTGQIGTPATLTFISNPERRDEEGEWIHFGSPRLHQIFRSLLSLGQFTLLYEDTSGDSTQKPLIPWLVTNVKIGYKGLQKKDETMSIGLHLLNGMMVFDFMERVEHMSFQTLIPDYRYTITPLIRIFSGYKRIENMLLQHIEKQDDSWAKQSYEHFLAEKEILDHFYHTYLEKGDETEREQIQERYESELNQLQKRLLPEVTIDVINGGLFYVTEQTVQSFMQ, from the coding sequence ATGGAGCAACAAGCTATTCATCAATTTCTACACAATTACTTTCAGTTAAACCAATGTAACATTTTGGAAAACGGAAATGGAAAACTTAAAGTCGAATTAACTGAACAAATTGACCGCCTCCTTATGAACCGTCCTTTTTACTGGGAATATATTAAGAAAACCGGTCAGATCGGAACACCTGCAACGTTAACTTTCATATCGAATCCAGAGAGACGGGATGAGGAAGGGGAGTGGATTCATTTTGGCTCACCTCGCCTTCACCAAATTTTTCGTTCATTGCTTTCATTAGGACAGTTTACATTGCTATATGAAGACACATCAGGTGATTCAACCCAAAAGCCTCTTATTCCATGGTTAGTAACGAACGTTAAAATTGGATATAAAGGTTTACAAAAAAAAGATGAAACGATGTCTATAGGTCTGCACTTGTTAAATGGGATGATGGTATTTGATTTTATGGAAAGGGTTGAACATATGTCATTTCAGACCCTTATTCCTGATTATCGTTATACAATTACACCTCTCATTCGTATTTTTAGTGGTTATAAACGTATTGAAAATATGTTGCTACAGCATATCGAAAAACAAGATGACAGTTGGGCGAAACAATCTTATGAGCATTTTTTAGCAGAAAAGGAAATATTAGATCACTTTTATCACACGTATTTAGAGAAAGGAGACGAGACAGAGAGAGAACAAATACAAGAACGATACGAAAGTGAGTTAAACCAGTTACAAAAGAGACTTCTACCCGAAGTGACCATCGATGTAATTAACGGCGGACTGTTCTACGTAACAGAACAAACTGTCCAAAGTTTTATGCAATAA
- a CDS encoding YqzE family protein — protein sequence MASGNDIVKYMTEEIVKYAHLPRDEKKQRKQMKKLQRQNKSSRYFGLLPDAIKMYVQSKKKGS from the coding sequence ATGGCATCTGGAAATGATATTGTAAAGTACATGACAGAGGAAATAGTGAAGTATGCACACTTGCCAAGGGATGAAAAGAAGCAAAGAAAGCAAATGAAAAAGTTACAACGCCAAAATAAATCCTCACGATATTTTGGATTGCTCCCAGACGCAATTAAAATGTATGTACAAAGCAAAAAGAAGGGATCTTAA